TGTCAGGCTTTTAAAATTCAGGCTTGACATTAAATTGCCCAGCCTTCCTTCAATCAATGTCTTCTTTTCATCTTTGAAGTAGATGCCGTAATTGGATTTTATATAATCGGCAAACTGCCGAAACTCCTGTTCCGTTATTCTTACCATATTTTTACCTGCCTTTAATAATAAGGGAAGCCTTATCACAGGTTATCCCCTCTCTTTGATTTTCAATTGCCCATTCTTAATCCGAAAAATAGTATTCAGCCTATTTAAATCCTTAATAATTAATACTTTCTAAGGTCCATATTGTTTACCATAACTTTTCTTATTAAATTGATTCTTCCTTATGCTCTCCGGCATCGGCTAAGGCCGTTTCAAAAAGGTCTAGTCTATTGGGGCTTTCTAAAAAGATGTGCTTATTCTTTCCATATTTTTTAATCCATTTACCGAATTTGTATAGGCAAAGCTATAGGTGCTTCCCATATGGGTCATGCTCATAATGCCTGCAGCACCTATTACACCGGCTAGAAACCCAGCATTTTTGGCACTGATTTTTAAGTTATTAAACCATTTTCCCATTAAGATATCCTCTGCCTATTCAATGATGCTGTCAATCGTTTTAGCCTTAGAAATAAAACGTCTTAAATTTACTATGCTTATATCCTTTACATAAATATTCCGTTGTATAGAATCATACAACGGAATAAGGTTCTTGTCTTACTACTTTCAGTAGGAAATTACATTTTTCGTCAAAATTTTCTTGCTATCAATTCACTTCTGGAATGAATTTCAAGCTTGCCGTATACACTTCTCAAAGTAGATTTAACTGTTGTTTCGGATATATAGAGCTTAGCAGCAATCTCTTTTGCGCTCATCCTATCTTTTGCAAGAAGGGCAATTTCTCTTTCTCTCGGGGTTAAAAGGGATTTATCCCCAAGAAATGCCTTCTTTATTATGCTTATGCCTTTGGCTTGGCGTTTACAAAGGGTCATTAAATCTGTAAAGCTTCCCTGCTCCCCTCGAAGGGGCCTGCCTATGGGGCTTTTAAGCGCCTTTTCATAAGGCAGTAGAGTTCTATCCAAGGCCTTCTCTTCATGAAAACTATATCCATTCAGCCCTAAAAGTAAATCTCCCATGCATTCATGGTCTGCAAAAGGCAGATAAACCTGATCTATAAGAGCCATGTCAGCGGCCTCTTTAAGATAGCCAAGGGCTTTGGTGGTATTTCCATTGTGATAGACCGCAACTGCAAGAAAAATCAAATAATATACCCGAGGCATTCTATATTTTGCATTTCCGCTGGAATTTTCGAGGATATCCAGTGCAAAAAGGCTGGCTTCACAAAGCTCATTATACCGCTTATCCGCCAGCAGAAGCTGGAAATACAATACTCTTGCAAAAGGAACAACGGGGGCGTATACGGACTGCTCTATGCTCTCCATACTGTAAAGCCACGGAGCAACATGGTCCTTTCTGCCCAGCAGCAGGCTTATCATAGACATGCATAAATCTACCATTTTGCAAATCGGCAGCTCTGGATTTTTCTCTCCATACCCTTGAATATTTTTAACTGTAGCTAAAAACTTTTCCGTATCCCCCCGCAGAATAAAAATTCGCGCAAGATTAAATTCTGCATAAAGGCTGATGCTTGTCTGCCCACAGCTGCGAGCCTTATAAAGAGATTTATGACAGAGAATCTCCGCCTCGTCATCATCTCCTTTTAAAAGCATGGCCTCTGCCCATACCAAATGGCTGAAGCCGGTTCCCTTGCCTTTGCTGTATTTGCGGTACAAAGCCCTGATTTCGTCCATGGTCTTTAATGTTTGGTTCAGCCCGCCGGGTTCACGCCAGAACATTCCTAAAGCAGTAGGAAAAACAGACAGCCACTGGGTACTCTCTTTAAGCATATAAGAATGGGCACCGAGCATCTCCCATGCATCACCAAGGCTCCCTTTCATTTTAGAAAGATCATTAAATTCACCAAACGCCTTTAAAATGATAAACTCTCCGGTAAGCTTCTGAATCTCCTCTTTTGTCATATCCCTTTTTTCTTTCAGAACCTTTCGTAAAAGCCTGCAAAGCCTTTCATAGGTATCATAATAGTCGTTTAGAAAAACATAGTACCCAAAAACAATCATGGTAAAGGGATACTTGCATAAGGTATCTTCCGAGCATTCCCCAATGATTGCCTTGATGAATTCTGCCTGGCACTTTTCCTTTTGCTTTTCAATATAAGCTCTTGTAAAGGGTAAGGATAAAAGCCCATCAAAATCTCCTACTTTATAGAAAAAACGGGCGGCGATACAATACTCTCCCTCTGCGGCACAGGATATACCTGCTTTATGTAATATATGGTCCTGGTACTCCTTGGGCATATGATAGTAAAATCGATTTCTCAAATAATCAAGCAATATACTATGAATGATAAAAAGGCGCTTATCCGGTATAAAGCGTATGAAGTCGCTGGTCCTAAGGTCTTCTTCAATTTCAACGGGAATGACGTTTTCGTCAACCATTGCCGCCGCCTGCTGAGCCGTAAAGCTGTCAAAAACCGATACTGTAAGCAGAAAATCCTGCTCCGTAGGCTTAAGGCGGTTCCAGACGGCAGTTTCTACCAGATTCTCAATACCGGCTGAGCAAACTAAAGCGCCTGTTTCCTTAAAGTGAATCATCTGAAGCCGAATAGCCGCTACCCAGCCTTCCGTAGTTATGAATATGTTTTCAATCTCTTCTTCCGTAAGGCGAAGACCCTCCATGCGAAAGAAAGCAGCAATGCCTTCCCTGTCAAAAAAGAAGGAGGGCCCCTCAATCATATAAATATTGTTATTATGTATGAAAGGCTGCTGCCTTGATTTAAGCTGCTGAGTAATAAATATCATATGCAGCTTGGCACATTCATGCATGGAAAAAGCATTCATCAGCTCCCGGTGAATACTGCAGTTTAGAAGATGGTAATTATCAATTACTAAATAAGTTTCTTCCTCACACTGTATATTTCTAAGATAAGATGCAATATAAAACAATGTGTCTATGGTGGGGGGATTCAAATCCTTAAGATCGTCTGCCACCTGCCGGTTTAGATTTGAAAACAGCTCACAAATGCTAATCCATGCCGTAGAAGCGGATTCTCCCAAACAGGTATACCATATGCAGGAAGCCTTTGAAAGCTCATTTTTCAAATACTCTCTTACAGCCGTCGTTTTCCCAAAACCCGACGGTGCTTCAACCACAGTCAAAGGATATCGTGATATCTGGCTTAACTGTCTGTTAAGCTTGTCCGAAAAATAGTATTTATTCTGGTTACTGATTCTTGCGCTCATCTCATTCCTCCAATTCCCATGGGGGAAAATTTCATGCAGCTCGTAGAGTAATTTTTCGTTTTGATGCTTTTATATCAAATAAACTTAAAGAGCATACAGCGCAAGTCATAAAAGCAATAGATTGCCATTTTTAAGTCTCTGTATACTTAATTTAAACCTATAAATTTAACATCGGCTTTTTCGAAATACCGTCGATAGCCGTCTGTTTTTCTACTGCAGAAAAGCCGGCATTTAAAGCGTAATTTTTACTCTGCAATATATCTTTTACAGTATTTTGCAAAACAAAGACTCTTTTAGGCAAAATACAGCTTTG
This is a stretch of genomic DNA from Anaeropeptidivorans aminofermentans. It encodes these proteins:
- a CDS encoding helix-turn-helix transcriptional regulator, with the translated sequence MSARISNQNKYYFSDKLNRQLSQISRYPLTVVEAPSGFGKTTAVREYLKNELSKASCIWYTCLGESASTAWISICELFSNLNRQVADDLKDLNPPTIDTLFYIASYLRNIQCEEETYLVIDNYHLLNCSIHRELMNAFSMHECAKLHMIFITQQLKSRQQPFIHNNNIYMIEGPSFFFDREGIAAFFRMEGLRLTEEEIENIFITTEGWVAAIRLQMIHFKETGALVCSAGIENLVETAVWNRLKPTEQDFLLTVSVFDSFTAQQAAAMVDENVIPVEIEEDLRTSDFIRFIPDKRLFIIHSILLDYLRNRFYYHMPKEYQDHILHKAGISCAAEGEYCIAARFFYKVGDFDGLLSLPFTRAYIEKQKEKCQAEFIKAIIGECSEDTLCKYPFTMIVFGYYVFLNDYYDTYERLCRLLRKVLKEKRDMTKEEIQKLTGEFIILKAFGEFNDLSKMKGSLGDAWEMLGAHSYMLKESTQWLSVFPTALGMFWREPGGLNQTLKTMDEIRALYRKYSKGKGTGFSHLVWAEAMLLKGDDDEAEILCHKSLYKARSCGQTSISLYAEFNLARIFILRGDTEKFLATVKNIQGYGEKNPELPICKMVDLCMSMISLLLGRKDHVAPWLYSMESIEQSVYAPVVPFARVLYFQLLLADKRYNELCEASLFALDILENSSGNAKYRMPRVYYLIFLAVAVYHNGNTTKALGYLKEAADMALIDQVYLPFADHECMGDLLLGLNGYSFHEEKALDRTLLPYEKALKSPIGRPLRGEQGSFTDLMTLCKRQAKGISIIKKAFLGDKSLLTPREREIALLAKDRMSAKEIAAKLYISETTVKSTLRSVYGKLEIHSRSELIARKF